DNA from Agarilytica rhodophyticola:
AGACAGTACTAGTGAATGCGTCGGTACGACGGAGCTGGCTGAAAAATATAAGGGCAAGTTAATAGCGGCTGAAGACTCGCAACTTCTCGCCTCGTCTTTGGGTAATCCGCAAGAGGGCAAATTATGTCAAGGGCAGGTTTATCTAAGTAAGGCTCCTATAATATTATATCGCGCCTGGAATAGTACTAACCCAGGAAGCCAATTTGGACGCTGGTGGGCATTTGAAAAACCAAACGGAAAAGTCGCCAAGTATCGTGCAGACTATGAAATTTGTTATCAATGGTCACCACTAGATAAAATGTCACGCTGTACATTACAAGCTGGTATTAAAGTGGTAATAGGCAATGGACAAAGCGCAAAATGTTCCCAGTATCTCACCTACCCTGTCTCAAAAGCTCAGCAAATCTATATTGAAAGTGCTAATGAAGCGATGGTTAATTGTGAAACCTATAATGACGAGTTTAACTGGCAATAGAATCGGGTGTTTATAAAAATTCGTTGGTGATTCCTATCAAGGATTAGGGTCTGCTAACTCTGAGTTAATAGATCCTAAAACAATATATCCTCGTCCGTTTGCAGTGAATTTAGATCATCGATATCCATCTGCTTCGTTTGTTCGCTCAGTTTTAACAAATTACCAGTGAGTTTCTCACTTTCTTTTTCCATTAATTGAATCTTATCTAAAATTTCACTCTCGGGCTGATTATTAAATTTTGCATTTATCGCATCTGAGGCTGCAGCATGGAGTGCGATAAGGTATTTTTCTAAGTCAGCCCAGGAACTCATATGTCCAAAAGCTTGTTGCGATAGCGACGAATAATACCATTTCCCCATACGTGAACCTGTGTGATCTCGAATCAAGCCAATAATTTTTTCTTCGAATTGCTCATGCCCTGTTAAGGCATATATGCGAGTTTTAAAGACAAAGTGACTCAAAATTGCCGCTTGTAATACTGATTGATTCGCTGCTCTGGCAATAATATTCTGCATATCTTTTGAAATTGCAGTAATCGTTGTAACACACTCCACAACATTTTCTGTGGTACCTGAGAGTTCGGTGGATTCTTTGCTAATTGCATGGATGCCAGATTGTACTTCTTCAGTGCCTTGCGTGATATTTCGTATAAGGTCAGCAATATCATCACTGGCTTCAGTGGACTTTTTTGCCAGCGTTCTCACTTCTTCGGCGACTACAGCAAACCCTCGCCCTTCTTCTCCTGCTCTCGCGGCCTCGATAGCCGCATTAAGTGCCAATAGATTTGTCTGATCCGCAATCCCTTTGATCAAGCTGGTAAAGTTAGTAATTTGTTCAACAGCAGAATTAAGGTCGAGCAGTATCGATTGTGTTTTTGACGCCTCAACGTCGATATGCGCTAGACGGCCAGAAATATTATTGAGAATAACCCCTATCTGATGAAATACAGAGCGGCTTTCAAAAACTTTGTTTTGTTCTGTCGCTAAAGTGTCGGCATTATCTACTAAAAATTCATGAGCGGCATTAATAGAACTTGTACTACTAAACAGCAAATCTAAGCGCTTATGGGTATCATGCTCAACTTGGACAATAGTATGGAGCTTTTCCTCATCCGTATTATGGGCATTTTCAAGTTCAGCAACTTTGGCGCGAAGTTCGGCATTTTCTGCTTCGAGCTCTGCAAGCCTCTCTGTTACATCAACAGATGCAGTGCCGAATAATCGTGATAGCATAATGATAGTCTTAGATGTGTCGTTTAAAATTGAATTTAGTGCTATTCATAAGTTGGTGCTTCACGTATAGACCTCTAATATTATGAATCACTTTAATAATAATAGACGATTTGAATCTAATCTGAAGAAAGGAAAAGAATATTGTGCTGCTCGATGCTTATTAAGCATCAAAACAATGGGGATACTAGTATACTTAAGACTCTGTTTTTATTAGTTTTTTTGATTTTCACAAAGCAATTGGCACCCAATAAATCTTGGCACTGCTATTTGCATTGTAAATTGCACTCTATGCTATTCAATTTCGCTATAGCCCCAATAGCAGCCATAAAACATCAAGATACACCACACTCTTCTAGAACATCCACCAACCTTTTACGTGATATTCTCATTTCATTTGGGTAAGCAAAGGCATTATTAAGGTAGTGTATACCCTCTATTTTAAGACTGCGATTGACATGGCTATGGCCATAAATATGGATATTCGCATTTAATGCTCTAATCTGCTCATCGATGCGTTGACTCCCAAGAACAGGATAAATAAATTGTTTATCTGGCGGGATAAAACTGGGCATCACATCGATTCGAGGTAAAAAGTGAGAAAACGAAATGGTTGTTTCATTACAAGGTGTGAGGCGCTCTTTATTCTTTTCTAGAAAAAACGCTGAAACATCCATATCCGATTTTAAATCATAAGGCCACTGACAGCGTCGAAAATCCATCCAAACTTTTTTAAGATAATCACTAGGTTGACCAAAGGAGTAATCGTACCACGAGAACAGTGGCACTATGGTATAACCGTTAATAGATCGCCTTTCATCAATAACCCCCATCGATTGAGCAATGGATCTAAGAGAATAAAACTTGTCGATAGATGAACACTTTTGTTTTTGACTTACCCAGATATCATGATTGCCAGGTACAAAAAATACGTAGCGAAACTTTTTTAGGCAGTGCTCAAAACAGCGCTCGACCAAGGAGAGGTTATCAGAAATATCGCCCGCTAGTATTAAAACATCCTCGACATAGTCACTATTTGATAGCTGAACAAGCCACTGCATATTTTCATCATAATCTAGGTGTATGTCGGAAACGGACAGTATTCTCATGTATTAGAACCAATTCATATTAAACTCTTACTATCACTATGCAATACCACGAATAATTTGACAACACATGTACCGCTAGATGGCTGTTTGTGAACATTTTTCACTCAAAAAGGGGGTTAATCAGAATATTAAATCGCTATTGTTCATTAACGTGTATACAAAACCAGCGGTATAATACTTTATAGGCCTGATAAAGAGGTGTTAACGATTTATTAGTGAAATAACTTAATATGGTTTTAGAAAAATATTATGACAATACTTATCGCTTGTACCAATAAAAACCCTCAGCCTTGGCTGCAAGCTTTGCACAAAGCCGATAGTCATTTAGATATTGATGTATGGCCAAGAGAAAAAAATCCCGAAGCTGTTGAATTTGCGTTGTGCTGGAAACATCCCACAGGAATTTTACAAAATTATCCAAACTTAAAATGTGTATGTTCAATGGGAGCAGGAGTCGATCATTTACTAGAAGATAGTTTGCTACCAAAACATTTACCAATTATTCGTTTGGTAGATCCACAGTTAGCTCAGTCGATGTTTGAATATTTATCTAGCGCAGTTATGTTACACACGTGTAATTTTGCAGTATATGAAAAACAACAACAAAATTCACACTGGCAACAGCATTCAACTAGACGCTTTAATGAAACAACTATTGGCGTTATGGGTCTCGGTAAACTAGGAGAATACTGCGCAAAAAAATTTACGGATTTAGGTTTTAATGTTGTCGGCTGGTCTCGTTCAGAAAAATCTTTAGCGAATATTACTGCATATCACGGCAACGATGAGCTACCATTATTTTTAAGGCAAAGTAATATCCTTATTTGTTTATTGCCATTAACAAAAAATACTAGTGGCATTTTAAATCGAGATCTTTTTAACACACTACCTAAAAATGCTTTTTTAATAAATGTTGCCAGAGGCCAGCACTTAATTGAAAACGATTTATTGGAAGCACTGCATAACGAGCAATTGAAAGGCGCCTGTCTTGATGTTTTTAATGAAGAGCCTTTAGTTAGCGATCATCCTTTTTGGCAGCATGAAAAAATACGCATTACGCCACATTGTTCGAGCATTACCGACCCAAATTCAGTTGCATTACAGATAATTGAGAACTATCGGCTTATGAAGATGCAGCAACCACTACTTAATCAAGTAGATTTAGCTCGAGGATATTAAAAGGAATAAGTTATCACTTTATCAAGACACTTAGCTGGTAACGGACAAGGTATTTAAGAATGAAATGCAATAGCGAATAATTTTCATTATTGATTCCAATTAAAAAATTTTATTGGAATCCAACAGTAGAGTCTTGTGACATTATCACAGATGAGTGACTACAGAAAAAGTACTACAGGTAAACTATTACACGTAAAGTAATGAACAATATTATAAAAACATCGACCTAAAGAGTATTTGTTAGCAAAGCACAGAAAGCTATTGGTGTTAGTATATGTAAGTAAGCTATTATGTATTTAAAATTATGAGCATTGGCTTAAAATTTATTATCTTTAATATTTCCAGGAAAAACGCACGTATAATGCATATAACCTATAAAATGGATAACCAGGAAATGTATAGTTTGATGGTCACATGTGGATCTCAGCTATCGATAAGGTACAATATATCGCCAAAGAGTCCGTCTTTTTATATACACGGGTAAAAGTTGCGAGCAAAGCGCCAAGAAGAAATGAATAAGCAATGCAAATGATGAATGTACTAATTACAGATACAAGCTACAACAAATAGAAGACACAAAACAAATACAATTAAGAGCAAGGCGATATAACAGGCAGACTCCAATAAGAAAACAATATTGACTTATAGACCGATTCCGGCACAACTGCGATAAACCGTCTCTTTTTTGACAAAAGCTAATGGGCATCAGCATTCACAATGTATTCATAAACAAATCATTAACATTAATAAAACCCTCCCTAGGAAATAGTATATGAACTTAAAAGTATTAGTTTCAGCAATAGTTATGACAGCCCTACCCTTTGCAGCTCACGCAGCCGGCGATGCCGCGGCAGGAAAGGCAAAATCCGTTGCGTGTGCATCATGTCACGGAGCTGACGGTAAAGCTCCAATCCCAACCTACCCAAACTTGGCAGGTCAGAATCCTAAATATATTGAATTGGCATTAAAAGCATACAAAACAGGCCAGCGCACAGGTGGCCAAGCGGCAATTATGACAGGCATGGCAGCGCCATTGAGTGATGCCGATATTGCCAACTTAGCAGCGTATTACGCTTCGCTAAAATAGTGTTATACGGTGTGAGGGCCATCCCCTCACGCCCCCTTTATATCTCTACATACCTCTACACATCGATATTCTCTAGCCCTGGCCATATTGATTTAAGCATTTGATCACAGTGCGTCACTCACAACGATCATAAAGCAAGCAACCCTTCACAACGCTTCGATATAGGAAACTAATAACTGTACCTTCACATTACCGCGAAATTCATTAACGTCTAGTTGATAAGCAATACGCACTGACTTTGCAGCATTATTCGGCCAGTCATTAAGGTCGATATTAAATGCAATGGCATCCAAAACATTGCTAGAATAAGGCTCTAATGACAGCACAAGTTTTAGATGCTTTTCCCCTACGATGCGCTGTTGCACGATATAGAAGACACCATCAAAAACAGGCTCGGGAAATACCTGTCCCCAGGGGCCTGCGTTCTTAATTGCCAAAGCTAAATCGAGAGTTAATAACTGGGCTGGCAGTAACCCATCACTCATCACTACGGGCTCACCAATTTCTTCATCTAGATGATGCCCCACCACAAGATTGAAAGCCTGTTTAAATTGCTCTAGCTTCTCAGCTTTTAGTGACATACCAGCGGCCATGGCATGGCCGCCGAACTTTTCCAGTAACCCCGGGTTTAGTGCCGCCACTTCATCGAGAACATCCCGTAAGTGAATTCCAGGTATTGATCGACCAGAGCCTTTAAGCTCTCCGTTATCGGCGTCCGCAAATATAATAGTGGGACGATGCAAACGATCTTTAATTCGCGAGGCAAGAATACCGATAACACCTTGATGCCAGTCGCTCTTATACAGACACACACCGTTTGCTTGCCGTCCTAGTTCATCATCAGAAAAGCTTTGTAATAAATTTACCGCTTCTTTTTGCATGGAAGCTTCAATACTTTTACGGTCGCGATTTAAATCATCAAGTTCTTTGGCAAGATTTAGGGCTTCATATTTATTATCTGTTAGTAGACAGCGAATACCCAAAGACATATCGTCGAGGCGACCGGCAGCATTGAGACGAGGCCCAACAGCAAAGCCAAGGTCAGAGGAAGATAAACGATGCATTTCTCGACCAGCGATATTAAATAACGCTGTAATCCCCGGTATGGCCTTATTCGCACGCATACGCTGTAAACCTGTCGCCACTAGAATCCTGTTGTTATAGTCTAAAGGCACAACGTCAGCAACAGTTCCTAACGCGACGATATCAAGAAATACTGCCATATTAGGTTCTGGGATATTCTTGTCAGCAAACCAGTTTTTATCTCGCAACGCGGAGCGCAAAGCTGACATCACATAGAAAATAACGCCAACACCAGCAAGGTTTTTACTGGAGAATTCACAACCATGCTGGTTAGGATTGACGATAGCATCAGCCGACGGGGTCTCCTGCCCAGGTAAGTGATGATCAGTTACCAGAACTTTTATCCCCTTAGCTTTCGCGGCGTTAACACCAGCAATACTAGAAATACCATTGTCTACTGTAACGATAAGATCAGGTTTCATTTCCTCGGCAACAGCGACGATTTCGGGTGTTAGACCATAGCCATAAATAAAGCGGTTAGGCACCAGAAAGTCAACGTAGACAGCACCGAAAGCCTGTAGGCAACGAACAGCTAAAGCCGTACTGGTGGCACCGTCAGCGTCAAAATCGCCAACAATCAATATACGCTGATTATTTTCCAGTGCATTAACAAGTAAAGCGATGGCCTCATCAAGCCCCTTCAGCAATTTGGGGCCTTGTAAATTTTTTAGCGAATAATTGTTATGTTCACCATATATTGCCCCACGAGAAGCAAAGATATTATGCAAAATAGCATCGGTAGAATGTATTTGCTCTGTATCATTAGCAGCGTTCGAGCGACGTTTTATTACTTTTTTCATAGCACACTAACAGCGTTAATTTGAGTTAATTTTTTAGAACAGGTATGCACAATGGGTAATGAGAAATAATCTTCACAGGCTTAAAATACAAAAAACGCTCCCAAAGGAGCGTTTAAGATACAATAAGCAATTTCAAAGCAGCTCTATTAAGCACTCATATTTGCGGCAATAAAATCGTGTACAACTTTAATATCATTTTCTAAAACATCAAATTTCTCTTCACGAGAAAATAAGTCACGCATATGATGAGGTAAAGCGGGTTCTTTAGCTTGGCCGGCCTTCTTTACAGCTTCCGGGAATTTAGCCGGGTGAGCTGTGGCCAAACATATCATCGGCGTTGTCATAGAACGACGTGTTTTTCTCGCGGCTTGTAAGCCTATCGCCGTATGCGGATCGAGTAAGTATTCAGTATTTTCAAATACATCTTGAATCACACTCAGAGTCTTTTCATCACCAACGCGACAGCTGCTAAACAACTGACGAGCCTTTGACAAAGCCTCTTCTTTTAATACCATCTCACCAGATTTAAAATCTTCCATCAGTTGTTTAATGGCAGCGCCATCACGATCATAGAGTTCAAACAACATACGCTCAAAATTACTCGACACCATTATGTCCATGCTCGGTGATAATGAGTGGATCAAAGGCTTCATGGAGTGATCATTGGCACTAATGCAGCGATGTAAAATATCGTTATCATTGGTAGCAATCACGAGCTGCTCAATGGGAAGGCCCATACGTTTTGCTAAATAGCCTGCGAAAATATCGCCAAAATTTCCGGTGGGCACCGAGAAAGACACAGCTCGATGAGGTGCACCGAGAGAAATACCGGCATAAAAATAATAGACGATTTGCGCCATGATGCGCGCCCAGTTAATCGAATTAACGGCCACCAGCTGTCGGCCATCGGGCAAAAAGGATTGGTCAGCGAAGCTGGATTTCACCATTTTCTGGCAATCATCAAAATTACCTTGTAAGGCAATATTGTGGACATTTTTCTCTATTACGCTGGTCATTTGCTTGCGCTGAACATCAGACACACGGCCGTGGGGGTGCAAGATAAAAATGTCTACATTCTCACACTGGCGGCAGCCTTCGATAGCAGCAGAACCAGTATCGCCGGATGTTGCTCCCATAATGACTACTTTTTGTTGGCGCTTATCCAGAATATAGTCGAGTAAGTTTCCTAAAAATTGTAAGGCGAAATCTTTAAACGCTAAGGTAGGCCCTTGAAACAACTCCAATATCCATTCGTTGTGCCCTGTTTGAACAAGTGGCGCGATACCGTCGTGGCGGAATGTACTGTAGGACTTTTCAATAATTGCCTTTAAATCAGCCTTGGGGATTTCACCATCGACAAAAGGCGCAATAATTTTGTAGGCCAACTCTTGGTAATTTAAATTACTCCAACTGGCGATTTCGCTCTGGCTAAATTCAGGGAATTTTTCTGGCAGATACAAACCGCCATCCTCAGCAAGACCTGTGAGTATGACA
Protein-coding regions in this window:
- a CDS encoding 2-hydroxyacid dehydrogenase; its protein translation is MTILIACTNKNPQPWLQALHKADSHLDIDVWPREKNPEAVEFALCWKHPTGILQNYPNLKCVCSMGAGVDHLLEDSLLPKHLPIIRLVDPQLAQSMFEYLSSAVMLHTCNFAVYEKQQQNSHWQQHSTRRFNETTIGVMGLGKLGEYCAKKFTDLGFNVVGWSRSEKSLANITAYHGNDELPLFLRQSNILICLLPLTKNTSGILNRDLFNTLPKNAFLINVARGQHLIENDLLEALHNEQLKGACLDVFNEEPLVSDHPFWQHEKIRITPHCSSITDPNSVALQIIENYRLMKMQQPLLNQVDLARGY
- a CDS encoding methyl-accepting chemotaxis protein, which produces MLSRLFGTASVDVTERLAELEAENAELRAKVAELENAHNTDEEKLHTIVQVEHDTHKRLDLLFSSTSSINAAHEFLVDNADTLATEQNKVFESRSVFHQIGVILNNISGRLAHIDVEASKTQSILLDLNSAVEQITNFTSLIKGIADQTNLLALNAAIEAARAGEEGRGFAVVAEEVRTLAKKSTEASDDIADLIRNITQGTEEVQSGIHAISKESTELSGTTENVVECVTTITAISKDMQNIIARAANQSVLQAAILSHFVFKTRIYALTGHEQFEEKIIGLIRDHTGSRMGKWYYSSLSQQAFGHMSSWADLEKYLIALHAAASDAINAKFNNQPESEILDKIQLMEKESEKLTGNLLKLSEQTKQMDIDDLNSLQTDEDILF
- the recJ gene encoding single-stranded-DNA-specific exonuclease RecJ, with the translated sequence MKKVIKRRSNAANDTEQIHSTDAILHNIFASRGAIYGEHNNYSLKNLQGPKLLKGLDEAIALLVNALENNQRILIVGDFDADGATSTALAVRCLQAFGAVYVDFLVPNRFIYGYGLTPEIVAVAEEMKPDLIVTVDNGISSIAGVNAAKAKGIKVLVTDHHLPGQETPSADAIVNPNQHGCEFSSKNLAGVGVIFYVMSALRSALRDKNWFADKNIPEPNMAVFLDIVALGTVADVVPLDYNNRILVATGLQRMRANKAIPGITALFNIAGREMHRLSSSDLGFAVGPRLNAAGRLDDMSLGIRCLLTDNKYEALNLAKELDDLNRDRKSIEASMQKEAVNLLQSFSDDELGRQANGVCLYKSDWHQGVIGILASRIKDRLHRPTIIFADADNGELKGSGRSIPGIHLRDVLDEVAALNPGLLEKFGGHAMAAGMSLKAEKLEQFKQAFNLVVGHHLDEEIGEPVVMSDGLLPAQLLTLDLALAIKNAGPWGQVFPEPVFDGVFYIVQQRIVGEKHLKLVLSLEPYSSNVLDAIAFNIDLNDWPNNAAKSVRIAYQLDVNEFRGNVKVQLLVSYIEAL
- a CDS encoding metallophosphoesterase gives rise to the protein MRILSVSDIHLDYDENMQWLVQLSNSDYVEDVLILAGDISDNLSLVERCFEHCLKKFRYVFFVPGNHDIWVSQKQKCSSIDKFYSLRSIAQSMGVIDERRSINGYTIVPLFSWYDYSFGQPSDYLKKVWMDFRRCQWPYDLKSDMDVSAFFLEKNKERLTPCNETTISFSHFLPRIDVMPSFIPPDKQFIYPVLGSQRIDEQIRALNANIHIYGHSHVNRSLKIEGIHYLNNAFAYPNEMRISRKRLVDVLEECGVS
- a CDS encoding c-type cytochrome; protein product: MNLKVLVSAIVMTALPFAAHAAGDAAAGKAKSVACASCHGADGKAPIPTYPNLAGQNPKYIELALKAYKTGQRTGGQAAIMTGMAAPLSDADIANLAAYYASLK
- the thrC gene encoding threonine synthase; translated protein: MKYISTRGESPSLNFEDVILTGLAEDGGLYLPEKFPEFSQSEIASWSNLNYQELAYKIIAPFVDGEIPKADLKAIIEKSYSTFRHDGIAPLVQTGHNEWILELFQGPTLAFKDFALQFLGNLLDYILDKRQQKVVIMGATSGDTGSAAIEGCRQCENVDIFILHPHGRVSDVQRKQMTSVIEKNVHNIALQGNFDDCQKMVKSSFADQSFLPDGRQLVAVNSINWARIMAQIVYYFYAGISLGAPHRAVSFSVPTGNFGDIFAGYLAKRMGLPIEQLVIATNDNDILHRCISANDHSMKPLIHSLSPSMDIMVSSNFERMLFELYDRDGAAIKQLMEDFKSGEMVLKEEALSKARQLFSSCRVGDEKTLSVIQDVFENTEYLLDPHTAIGLQAARKTRRSMTTPMICLATAHPAKFPEAVKKAGQAKEPALPHHMRDLFSREEKFDVLENDIKVVHDFIAANMSA